A segment of the Pedobacter faecalis genome:
TTGCTTCCATATTCTTCAATTCCTTTACCAGCATTCGGGTACTGATGTTTGGTATGAGTCGTTCCAGTTCGCTAAAACGCTTTGTACCAGTAAACAAAGCATAAATGATAGACATCGACCATTTTCCGCCGATCACACCTAAAATTTCCTGAAGCGTGCATTTATATTCCGTTTGTTGCAATTTTCTTTTGCTCATAACTAGTTGATAATGTTCAATTCTTTACCTGGTGTTATTACTATACAATAGTGTAACCACTTGCAAAAGTAAAGTATTGTAGGTTGCTTTGCTAAACATTATTAAATAAATGATATGAATAATTCATTAAAAGGACAGGTTGCGCTGGTAACAGGCGGAACAAAAGGTATTGGCAAGGCCATTGCCGAAACATTAAGTAACCGTGGTGCTCAAGTGGTGATTACAGCACGAACTGCACCGGAAGAAAACATCGAGGGACAGCATTTTATATCCGCAGATCTGACCCAACCCGAAAGTGCAGCCACCCTTTCCAAAGAGATTTTAGAGAAATACGGAAGGATAGATATTATTGTAAATAACGCAGGAGCGAACTTAAGTCCCGGAGGCGGTTTTAGCGTGCTGTCAGACGAACACTGGAACAACGACTGGCAGCTCAATTTTATGTCGGTAGTCCGCGTGAATAAAGCTTTGCTGCCCACCATGATCGAGCAAAAAAGCGGGGTGATCATCAACATTTCTACTGGTTCGGCAAAGCAACCGATCTGGGAAATGACCATGTCCTATTCATCTGCAAAAGCAGCCCTAAACGTTTACAGCAAAGCACTGGCAAGCGAACTTGGCGCAAAAGGTATACGTGTAAACGTCGTTTCGCCAGGGGCGATAAAAACCCCGCTAATGATGGAGTTTATAGACAACATCGCAAAATCCTCAAACATCACATCAGATGAAGCCTTCAAAGCGGTAATGGATAAAGTAGGTGTTCCTCTCGGCAGGATGGGCGAACCGGAAGAGATAGCCAGCCTTGTAGCCTTCCTGGGCTCTCCGGAAGCGAAATATATTACGGGTGCAAATTATTCGGTCGACGGCGGCGCATTGCCAACGGTCTAAATGGCCTGCTAGTCGTCGCGCTCAAATAATGAATTGCGTTTATCCACAAGCGCAGCGAAGTTAATGTTTAGCTGGTCGACATGTTTTTTCTGCTCATACACCTGATTTAGCTCTTTCATAAACTTGTCAAGTTCCTTTGCCACAGGATGCATTTGCCTGGCAAGGTCAAGAGCTTCATCAGGACTAAGATTGCCCTCGCTGATCAGCGTAGTTATGCCTAGCATTGAGCAGATCGGACGGCGCAGTACATGGGAAATATCATATAGGATCTGTTCCGCGGAGGCGATATAGTCAACCAAAGCGGTGACATCGCGGGTTGCGCCATACCAAACAACTTTTCCTTCCTGATCTTTTTCCGGTACTGCCTGAAGCCAGCGCCAGCGAATCACACCGTCTACCACAATCCGGTATTGAAAGCTTATTGGTCTTTCCGTTTTATAGGCCTTCTTCATGTTCTCCACAAAAAGACTGCGGTCGTCCTCATGCCAGACTTCCAGTATCTTGTCTGGATTTCTTGAAATATCCGCTAAATCGGCCGTAAAATTGTATTCCTCAGTTCCACGGTTTACAAAAAGGAAATTCAGTTTGCCGGTTTCCTCAATTTCGAACATATAGGTATTTCCCGGTACCTGGCTCGTGATCTTTCTGATGAGCTGTTCGCTCTCCTTCGTCTTTTGTTCCGCTTTTACCCTGGCCGAAATATCGGTATGTGTACCTAAACTAATATTCGTAAGGTTGCCACGGTGGTCCTGGAGCTTCCTGGCGCGCGACCAGATCCAGACCCAGTCGCCCGACTTATGCCGCATCCGAAAGAAATTCTCATACAGATCGGTAGAAGTGCCATTCAGGAACTCATTGAAAATCCGCACAGCATTTTCGCGGTCGTCGGGGTGAAGACGATCCACCCATGATATGCCCAGCGTATCCTCCCAGCTTCCCTCAGGTCTGTCGAACCCCAGCATAGAAAAATATTGTGAGCTATACCATACCCGCTGTGTGTCGAGGTCATATTCCCATGCGCCTATATTGGAAACCTCTATGATGGATTTGTATCTTTCTTTGTTTATCCTAAGCTGCTGCACCGCCTCCTTTTTCGCCGTGATATCGCTGTTTATCGATATGTATTGATATACCTCGCCTTCGTCGTTCACAAACGGTACGATCGTAGTGTCGACCCAATAGTAGGAGCCATCCTTTGCCTTGTTGCAAAATTCTCCTCTGTAAGGCTTACCCTCCATAAGCGCGGCGCCTAATTCGTCGAAATACTCGGGTGGATGATATCCTGAAAAAAGGATATCGTGAGTCTTTCCTATAAGTTCTTCAGCGCTGTATTTGCTCACTTTGCAGAAATTCTCGTTCACGTACAAAAAGGCACCGTCAACATTAGATATCGCCACTATAGACGAAATGTCTAAAGCATATTTATAGTCTTCCAGTTCCTTTTCCCGCTCAACGAGTTCATTGAAGGCCTGTTCCCGCTGGGCTACAGCCGTTCTGCGCTTCAAGGTTTCCCGCTGCATCGATCTCAGGCTGCTCCGTAGATGGTTGATCGCGTAATACTGCATCACCAATATGGTTATGATGGGAATCATAGCGCTGATCCACCTGCTGATCGGATCGTGAACTACCGTTGGCGCAGGTAACTGGCCCTTAACTTCGAGCAAAGCCAGTGCAAAATCTGCTGCGATGGTCAGCAGACCAATTGCCAGGCCGCCCCTTCGCCCGAGCAAAAACCCGGCAGTAAGAATGACTGCCATTTGCGATAATATTCCGGGCGCAAATATCCCCCCGGCCGAATAGCATGGCACGGTGATGTACAGCCATAGCATGATGGTGAGCGACCAACTCGCCTTGCGGGTGTGCCCATAATAGTTCAGGCTTAGGTTAACTATAGCAATTAACAAGGTCACACCTAACAATATTGCCCATCTCGACTTCAGTTGCGGAAAGTAGAAAAGGCCGAACACCACGACCAAAGCCGTGACTGCCGACCAAATAATGGTCAGCATAAAGACCATATAACCCTGATAGTTCTTGATCTTATCCGGTGGACGTAAAATATGGTTCATAAGGCGAAACCTGTTCGTATAAATATAAGCAAGTTTATACAAACTAATCTGCCTGATTTTCAGGAGGGACAGGCTGGAACTCTGATTTGTTATTAAACTTTCAAAATATTTTGAAAGTTTAATAACATCTTTTATATTTGTTTCATGGAGCTAGTAGAAGCAAAGAAAAAGTTTATTGAGACGTGGGGCAAGTTAGGATCTGAGTGGGGGATTAACCGAACCATGGCACAAGTCCATGCTTTGCTTCTTATAACACCCGAGGCTCTCACGACAGAGGAGATAATGGAAACGTTAAGTATCTCAAGAGGAAATGCAAATATGACCCTAAGAGATTTAATAGGTTGGGGGTTGGTTGAGAAGCAACATAAGGCAGGAGAGCGTAAAGAATATTTTTTTGCTGATAAGGACACCTGGAACATTGCCCGTCAGGTAGCTAAAGAGCGAAGGAAAAGAGAATTAGACCCAGTTTTAAAAGCCCTGGATGAATTGTCAAAAGTAGAGGGGAATGCTAAAGATCCTGAATATGTGACCTTTAATAAGTCGGTTACCGATATACATAAGTTAGCTAAGAATGTAGATCGAACACTTGACACTATGCTAAAAGCAGAGGAAAACTGGTTTTGGGGATCTATATTCAAAATATTCAAGTAGAATATTTTTTTATCACAATCTTTCAGTTTTTTCTGAAAATACGAAAAGTTAAAAGAATTATTTTAATAGCTAAGTAATATGAAATACAACAAAATAGTGCTCGCCGGAGGCAGCGGATACCTAGGCCAGGTGTTAAGCAAATATTATAGATATCTTGCAAAGGAAGTAATTGTCCTTGGCAGGAAAAATAAGGCCTCAGAAGGCAACATCCGGACGGTGCTTTGGGATGGAGTTAACGACGGGGAATGGAAAAACACTTTGAACGGTGCTGACCTGCTGATTAATTTGTGCGGTAAAAATGTGAACTGCAGGTATACGGAAGAAAATAAAGCTGAAATTATCTATTCTAGAGTAATTCCAACCGCACTTTTAGGAAGTGTGATTGCCGAGTTGGAGCATCCGCCTAGGGTATGGATCAACATCACTTCCGCTACGATTTACAGACATGCAGAAGATTGTCCACAAGACGAGGAAGCCGGTGATATTGGCTATGGATTCTCCATTGATGTGTGTCGGCAATGGGAAGAGACTTTTTTTAATACCAATACGCCTCTTACCCGAAAAATTGCTTTGCGGATGGGCATAGTGTTCGGTCGTAAAGACGGAGCTTTCCCTCGTTTGCTCAATCTTGTAAAATTCGGCCTCGGAGGCAAGCAAGGAGATGGTCAACAGTATGTCTCCTGGGTACACGAGCAAGATGCCGCAAAGTGCACCGAATGGTTATTGAACCGCGAAGAACTTAATGGTGTAATTAATTGCACAGCGCCAGAACCCATAAAAAATTCTCAACTGATGGGATTGATCCGCAATGCATATGGCGTTCCGTTTGGTTTACCCGCACCTGCCTGGCTACTTGAAATTGGGGCAAAGGTGATTGGAACTGAAACGGAACTGATCTTAAAAAGTAGGTGGGTTTTACCTAAACGCCTTTTGGATAGTGGCTATTCTTTTCTTTTCCCAAAGCCGGAATATGCGGTTAAAGACCTTTTAAGTACTAGAACAAACTAGAATCTCACATATTACAACGTTATCTTCAGCATGGACAAACAAACACTCAAATTCGAAATAATCAAAGGTCTCATCCTTTCAAACGCTTTTGCATTTAGTAGCATAGCGATAGCAAGCTTTTTAAAGCCTGATTCAAACGTTCTGGTATATACAGAATTTGTTGTTGTCCCTTTATTGATGGGTATTATTTGCGCCTGGTGCTGGAGAGATTTGGGAATTAAAAGTAGGGTATTGGTTCTGCTTTCCTGCTTAAATGGGTTGATTGGCGTGCTTTTGAGTGCTGTCTTTCTCGGAGAAGGAGTGATCTGCCTGCTTATCGTATCTCCGCTCATTTTCACTTTCATTATTACGGGTCTGTTTACCGGCAGGGCGATATTTAAAAAGCGTAACCAGAACTTAAACGTGAGTGTAGTCTCGCTGTTGTTATTGCTGTTTTTTGTGGATACAGCGTCCAGACACCACTATGAAAATTTGGTATCGGATGTGATCATAGTTGATGCTCCGCCAGAAAAGGTCTGGAAGCATGTAGTAGCTTTCGATAGAATAGAGGAAGAGGGAAATTACTGGTTATTTAAGATGGGCATGCCAAGTCCTGTTGCCGCCAGCGTTGATGGTTACTACGAGGGGGCCGGACGAAAATGTATATTCAGCAACGGATACATTTTCGATGAAAAAATGGTTACTTACAAGCCCGCTGAGAATTTGACTTTTGAAATTGTTCAGCAACCACGCGACCCCGAAATTATGGGGCACATAGATATCCTGCGCGGGCAATTTATCTTAAAGGACAACGGGAACGGAACGACAACGCTGACAGGCAACAGCTGGTACAGGCTTCATGTATTTCCTGTGTGGTATTATGATTTGTGGGCCAAAAGCATTACCCGGAATGTTCATCTGCGCGTAATGGATCATATAAAGTACCTTAGCGAAAAGTAAGGAGATGTTTCAGTTTGTTGTCCGCCATTTCGGGTTTCTCAAGAATGTCCCCTTATTGCCGCATGTCTTTGAAAGTCTGCTAAAATTGCACACCTTTATCTTAAGAAGCCACCTTTTGGATGCTTTTGATCATATTGAAGCTGAAGTTATGCGCTGGGATGGAACCACAATTTGTATGCATAAGTATGGCGGAATGCAGTTTAATGTTGCTAAAAAGGAAATCGGACATTTGCATGGCAACGGAATACTGGATGTATTATATAGCCGAAAAGTTAAAACCTTGCTGGTTGAAGAAGGCAAGGTGACCGATCATCATACTTTTAAAAAGTCTGGTTGGGTTAGTTTTCAGATAGTTAGTCCGGAAGATACCGCTTATGCCATAAAATTACTGAAGCTTAGTTACTCTATGAAGCGTTTCCTCATATTCCTCATACTTTTAGTACCAGCAGCACTTTATGCGCAGAAGCCAACCGCTCAATACGTAAAAGCCCTTTACAAGAAATATCCTACCCAGAAATCTGACCTTTGTCCCTCTTGCTTGCTCTGGGTCAATCCTTATTTCAAGTCGATTGGCGACACGGTGGACCATAAGCCTGTTTTGACTTATTATGTTTACACAAAAGCGCATCGGATTGAACAGGAAAAAATCCGGCTTCCCCGGACTGGTGCTAACGCAGCCTGGCATTCTGTGTACGGCCAGCCCAACGAAACCGCTGTTTATAAGGAAGCAAATAGAATTATAGGTAAACCCAATTCGGCCGAGATGATCTCAAAAGGCCATTGCCAGGCCTGGATACTCATGGCCTGGAATCAGGATGCGGCGATCTTGTCGAATACCTATACTTTTAACGCTGGTATGCAGTATCAGGGGCAGAATACCGGAACTCAATTTGCTACTGAAGAATTATGCCGCATGCTTACCGGCTATAAAACTAATGCGGTTACCGATAGCGTTAAGATCTGGTGTGGGACATTTGGGAGTCAGGCCACTTACAAAAAGCAGGAGGTTAAAGCAATTGTCCCTGAGTATTATTATAAGGTTATTGAATATAATGATAAGGTATCGGGTACGAAGGTCACTCAATGCTATTGGATGCCAAATAGACCCGATGCTAAGCGCGCTAGTTTAATCAGCTGTCAGATATCCTACGCTGAGTTGACCGCTCGGTTGGGCTTCGACCCGAGGGCTATCTTTAATGAGTATTAGGTGTTTAAAGCAAAATGGCTTTGGACTTAGAGTTTTATCTTTTGAAAAGATATGATTACTTTTGTGTTAACCAATAACGGTTCAGATCATGAAAGTAATATTAGATATTAAGGCCAGAACCCTTTCTGATGAGAATGCCATTTTAGTTGACGAGATCAAAGAAGCAGTTGAAGACCTTAAGCTGGTTCGCCAGGGTAAACTGAAAGCACGTCCTGCAAGAAATCTCGTTAATGAGCTATAATATATTTACCTTAAGGCCTTTTGACAAGCAGCTTAAAAGGCTCGTAAAAATACCCTTTTAACCAAAAGTCTGCGCTCTTTTTTTTAAAAAACAGGTTCCTGCCTGTTATCCCAAAAGAATAATATTTCAATTTGATGCTCAGTGACTTTATAGAAGAACGAGGATGCTTTCTTGATAAGTCCTTTTCGAATGTTGGGATCTCCGGCAGTTTCCTTAAACATATAGGGAGAGTTGCTCAACGTTTCAAACGTTCTGATCATGTTTTTCTCAAAGTCTTTTGCTGCTTTATTTCCTAGCCTTCCTCTAATTTGCTCCTGTATATCGCCAAATGTCGCTATGGCAGTTTCAGAGACTTCAATATGTAGGCCCACCTACCGCGAAGCTAGTCTATGTTTAAATTCATCAAACGATATACTGCGACCTGCTTTTATATCTTCCTGACCTTTCTGGATACCATCAATTACATGCTGCGGCAATTTCTCTTCTTTTTCTTCAAAGGGAACATTCAGGGCTTTCAAAAAAGCCTTCACAGCTTTTAGTTGATCTTTCTCGGGGTGTACTACGATGGTTGCCATATTTAGATCTAATGGTTTAATACAAAGATAAACAATATGAGTGCCGTTAAGATAACGACAAGATAAAAAACTATTTTTTCTATCTAATCTGCTGCTTCAATAATTCCACTTTCTCTTGCTCGCTTTTCAACAAGCGTTCATAAAGGGCTTTATTTTCCTCCATAGCTGCTATGAACTTATCTAGAGGATTGAAAGAGCATTTGTAATTTTCATACTCCAAAGCCAAAGCCCTGTTGCATGCAGCCTCAACGCTGGATGAAAACGATAACGAAGAAATAAAGTTATGGCTCATGCGTCAGGCCATGAAGCAATTATGCCTGACGTTTATTTTCAAAATGATCGGATACAAACCATCACAACATTCATTATCACACTTGCTTAATATCTGCCGCTGTATCACCCCGGTTTCTGATGACGTATTTCCGAGGGAAGGTATGCCGGCCCATAAACTCTTTAAAACGCAAAAAATCAGCATACTCCATCGGCAATGTAAAGACTGGATGGAGAGAGCAAAGGAAGTGGTTATGCCGGGAAGTTAAGTTTGCCTCAATTTTTCAATGATTAGGTTAGGCATAGATTTATGAGGAAGCTTGTTTCTTACTATCTGAATATTTAGAATATTCGCAATTGTTCAAGAATTTTGTAAATTCAACTGAATCGCAACTTATCGCTAGAATGCGTTGAGTTGCTGCGAAAGCCATCAAGTTATTCTAACGGATCCTTTTAGATGTGCTAGAATAAATATAGAACCTATGAAATTTATAAAATTCGATGTACTTTGTCTAATCACCTTTCTCTTTTTATTTTCTTGTCGACAAGCTGAAGCGACTGTCATAGATACACCAGCAATAGTTTCAGGCACTGCGAAATTATCAGGAAGAATAATTACTCCCGAGGGAGCAATCAAAGATGGTACAAAAGTAAAAATTACCGTTCCCCATCAAGTCTCGGGCGAGTTTGTTAAATACGAGGCCGCAGTTGATCGGTCAGG
Coding sequences within it:
- a CDS encoding winged helix-turn-helix transcriptional regulator; the encoded protein is MSKRKLQQTEYKCTLQEILGVIGGKWSMSIIYALFTGTKRFSELERLIPNISTRMLVKELKNMEANGIVTRKVFATVPPTVEYTLTTKGEKLEPIINELYKWGVEYVG
- a CDS encoding SDR family oxidoreductase, which encodes MNNSLKGQVALVTGGTKGIGKAIAETLSNRGAQVVITARTAPEENIEGQHFISADLTQPESAATLSKEILEKYGRIDIIVNNAGANLSPGGGFSVLSDEHWNNDWQLNFMSVVRVNKALLPTMIEQKSGVIINISTGSAKQPIWEMTMSYSSAKAALNVYSKALASELGAKGIRVNVVSPGAIKTPLMMEFIDNIAKSSNITSDEAFKAVMDKVGVPLGRMGEPEEIASLVAFLGSPEAKYITGANYSVDGGALPTV
- a CDS encoding PAS domain-containing protein; this encodes MNHILRPPDKIKNYQGYMVFMLTIIWSAVTALVVVFGLFYFPQLKSRWAILLGVTLLIAIVNLSLNYYGHTRKASWSLTIMLWLYITVPCYSAGGIFAPGILSQMAVILTAGFLLGRRGGLAIGLLTIAADFALALLEVKGQLPAPTVVHDPISRWISAMIPIITILVMQYYAINHLRSSLRSMQRETLKRRTAVAQREQAFNELVEREKELEDYKYALDISSIVAISNVDGAFLYVNENFCKVSKYSAEELIGKTHDILFSGYHPPEYFDELGAALMEGKPYRGEFCNKAKDGSYYWVDTTIVPFVNDEGEVYQYISINSDITAKKEAVQQLRINKERYKSIIEVSNIGAWEYDLDTQRVWYSSQYFSMLGFDRPEGSWEDTLGISWVDRLHPDDRENAVRIFNEFLNGTSTDLYENFFRMRHKSGDWVWIWSRARKLQDHRGNLTNISLGTHTDISARVKAEQKTKESEQLIRKITSQVPGNTYMFEIEETGKLNFLFVNRGTEEYNFTADLADISRNPDKILEVWHEDDRSLFVENMKKAYKTERPISFQYRIVVDGVIRWRWLQAVPEKDQEGKVVWYGATRDVTALVDYIASAEQILYDISHVLRRPICSMLGITTLISEGNLSPDEALDLARQMHPVAKELDKFMKELNQVYEQKKHVDQLNINFAALVDKRNSLFERDD
- a CDS encoding GbsR/MarR family transcriptional regulator: MELVEAKKKFIETWGKLGSEWGINRTMAQVHALLLITPEALTTEEIMETLSISRGNANMTLRDLIGWGLVEKQHKAGERKEYFFADKDTWNIARQVAKERRKRELDPVLKALDELSKVEGNAKDPEYVTFNKSVTDIHKLAKNVDRTLDTMLKAEENWFWGSIFKIFK
- a CDS encoding TIGR01777 family oxidoreductase; this translates as MKYNKIVLAGGSGYLGQVLSKYYRYLAKEVIVLGRKNKASEGNIRTVLWDGVNDGEWKNTLNGADLLINLCGKNVNCRYTEENKAEIIYSRVIPTALLGSVIAELEHPPRVWINITSATIYRHAEDCPQDEEAGDIGYGFSIDVCRQWEETFFNTNTPLTRKIALRMGIVFGRKDGAFPRLLNLVKFGLGGKQGDGQQYVSWVHEQDAAKCTEWLLNREELNGVINCTAPEPIKNSQLMGLIRNAYGVPFGLPAPAWLLEIGAKVIGTETELILKSRWVLPKRLLDSGYSFLFPKPEYAVKDLLSTRTN
- a CDS encoding SRPBCC family protein, yielding MDKQTLKFEIIKGLILSNAFAFSSIAIASFLKPDSNVLVYTEFVVVPLLMGIICAWCWRDLGIKSRVLVLLSCLNGLIGVLLSAVFLGEGVICLLIVSPLIFTFIITGLFTGRAIFKKRNQNLNVSVVSLLLLLFFVDTASRHHYENLVSDVIIVDAPPEKVWKHVVAFDRIEEEGNYWLFKMGMPSPVAASVDGYYEGAGRKCIFSNGYIFDEKMVTYKPAENLTFEIVQQPRDPEIMGHIDILRGQFILKDNGNGTTTLTGNSWYRLHVFPVWYYDLWAKSITRNVHLRVMDHIKYLSEK
- a CDS encoding luciferase domain-containing protein, yielding MFQFVVRHFGFLKNVPLLPHVFESLLKLHTFILRSHLLDAFDHIEAEVMRWDGTTICMHKYGGMQFNVAKKEIGHLHGNGILDVLYSRKVKTLLVEEGKVTDHHTFKKSGWVSFQIVSPEDTAYAIKLLKLSYSMKRFLIFLILLVPAALYAQKPTAQYVKALYKKYPTQKSDLCPSCLLWVNPYFKSIGDTVDHKPVLTYYVYTKAHRIEQEKIRLPRTGANAAWHSVYGQPNETAVYKEANRIIGKPNSAEMISKGHCQAWILMAWNQDAAILSNTYTFNAGMQYQGQNTGTQFATEELCRMLTGYKTNAVTDSVKIWCGTFGSQATYKKQEVKAIVPEYYYKVIEYNDKVSGTKVTQCYWMPNRPDAKRASLISCQISYAELTARLGFDPRAIFNEY
- a CDS encoding type II toxin-antitoxin system RelE/ParE family toxin: MGLHIEVSETAIATFGDIQEQIRGRLGNKAAKDFEKNMIRTFETLSNSPYMFKETAGDPNIRKGLIKKASSFFYKVTEHQIEILFFWDNRQEPVF
- a CDS encoding DUF2683 family protein, with the protein product MATIVVHPEKDQLKAVKAFLKALNVPFEEKEEKLPQHVIDGIQKGQEDIKAGRSISFDEFKHRLASR